The sequence AGAAAATGTGAAAATGCTTCTGGTAAAGGAAAAAGAAACGTGTTATAATATTTTGCACAACGGTAATACAGGGAAACTTGTTCACTTAACATTTTAAGATTTTTACCCAATAAGACTTTGGGATTTCGTATCTCATGGAGGAATTCAGAATGAAATTGTTGAGTATAGGGGTCGCATTACTATTATGTTTTTGCACCGGTTCATGGGCATTAGAAGAAGACGATCCAGCGATTGTTGGTGTATGGCTCTTTGAAGGTGATGTTAAAGATGCATCAGGCAACGGCAATGATGGAAAGATTATCGGCAATTTTAAATTTGAGAACGGTAAATTTGGCAAGGCAGTCGTCGCGGGTGGCGGGGGCAGCATTGATGTCCAAGATTCAAAAAGCATCCAGAGCGTCAGTGACGAAGTGACTGTGGCTGCTTGGTTCCGAGTAGATGCCGACTCAGATACCGGTGTCAGGAAAAACGGTGCCTATTTGCTGGAAGACCAATCTGCTGGTGAGCCAATTCCTGACGGTTTTTCATTCAGAGTCTGGACAGACGCTGGTATCACCCCTGGGTTCTATGGAAAAACAGAACTGGAACAGGGAAAGTGGCACCATGTTGCTGGAACTTATGACGGTAAAAATGTTGAGATGTACGTTGATGGTGAACCCGAAAGTAAAAAAGGCGCGTTGTCAGATGCCAAGGCGGATTGGAAACCGGAGTGGAATGGCAAGGTTGCCGCAGGGCAGACTTTGCAACTTAAATTCGGTCCAGAGTCTTTCACCGGTGGCATCGACGAGATTGTTATTCTCAGCCGCGCCCTTGAGGCTGATGAGATTGCGCAATTATTGAATGGTTGGGATGAAGCTTTCGCTGTTGAATCGGAAGGCAAATTGGCGACAACCTGGGCAAGAGTGAAGGCTTCCCGATAAGTTGATAGTGGAAAGGCGAATTAAGCAGAAGGTCGCGGTTCAGGAATTGTCTCGGCAACAAAGAATCGCGACGTGAAGGTCGCTCCTACATGGATAAATCGACTGGAATTGGAGAGGTTTTTACGCCGCTGAAATGGGCAGAATGGCTCATCAACAGGTGGGCCATCTTCGAGGCGTGGCTTGATGGCGCACATATCTGTGATCCAACTGCCGGGAGAGGTTCATTTGTACTTGCACTACTCCATATCGCAAGGTGCAAAGGTATCCCTATCACCCCGGAACGCTTGTCCCGCCTAACACTCATCGAAATGAACGCTGCACATCTGGCCTGGTTTAGAAAAAACGTCAAGCAAGAATTTGGTATTGATTTCCCAGTGTCGCAATTCTTCTGCCAAGATATTATCATGGAGTCGCACGCGGGAAAGTATGACATTCTTGTCGGTAATCCACCGTGGGCGAATTTCGGGGATCTGCCATCAAATTACAAAGCACGTGTAAAACCTTTTTTCCTCACAGAAGAACTGATGTCCGACAGACAGCAGTTACTCTTAGGTTCTTCCCGTATTGATATAGCAGCACTCGTCTTAAAAATTGTTCTTGGTAAATTATTAAAAAAGAATGGGGTTGGGTGTTTCTATCTGCCACTTTCTCTTTTTTTCGGTGATGGTGCCCATAAGGGTTTTAGAAACTACCGAGCGAATCAACGCGACTTTGCTGTGGATACGGTCTACGAATTTACGGCGACCAGAGTGTTTGAAGGTGTTAACACGTCATACTGCTGTGCCAAATTCCGGTGCGATATGCGCCAGACTTTTCCAGTTTCGTATTTTAGAGAATCACACGGAAAATGGACTCAGCACAATGCGGTACCACTTAAAGATTCGGCAGACCCATGGCGGGTCGTGCGGCAACTTAATGAACTGAAAACAGACCCAACGCTTGACCTTAACTTGTCCCCGACACAAGTGCCCCGACAGGGTGTAAATACGTGCGGTGCCAATAGCGTTTTTATTTTTCAAGACAAGCCGGCACATCTCCCGGAAGAATTTTTATATCCACTTGCAACAAAGGAGATTTGGCAGCAAGACGCGCCACCATCTCCGCGAAAGTGGATACTTCTACCGTATCATCCGCGAACTGGAAAGCCAATGTCGTGGCATCAGATTCAAGAGCATACCGCCTTAAAGAATTATCTTGAGAGTGCTCAAGAAGTCTTACAAACCCGAAAGGGAACGCTTCTCCGATCGGCTATTGATAGAGGGTATTGGTGGGCATTGTTCGGGGTCGGAACCTATTCGTTCGCGCCTTTCAAAGTGATATGGGAGGCGTATGGAAAAAACCAGTTTCGTCCAATTGTATTAGGTTGTATAGGCGGTCAGGTTTGGCAGGGCAACCAATCGATGCATGCATTTATCCCTTGCTGGTCTGAAGGTAGCGCACAAAGGATTAAGAGTGTGCTCGAAGATCCTGAGATTCCGACGCTATTGCGGCAGCTCAACGGCGCGGGCAAATGCAATTGGGCACAACCGGGAAAAATTAAGAAAATTCTATCGTTTAGAGAATCGCAAGACGCTCAGGAAAATAAGGCATACGTATGACACAAAAAACAGGGTTCGCCTATCATCCAGACTACCTTAATCATGATACCGGTCCCGGGCACCCAGAACGACCAGATCGGCTCCGCGCGAGTTTAGCGGCACTTCAGGAAAGCAACATCTGGAACCAGTTACACCCTATTGAACCTACGCCAGCAAGCACTGATCAACTCTGTTACGCACACAATCCTGCCTATCCGGAACACATCAGGCAATATTGCGAACAAGAGATTCCACTCACTTACGACACCACCGTTTGTCATGAATCGTTTGATATTGCTCTGCTTTCGACAGGCGGTGTCCTGCGCGTGGCAGATGCGGTCGCAACAGGAACCGTGAAAAACGCCTTCGCGATGGTGCGTCCACCGGGACACCACGCTACGCAGGGACAGAGTATGGGGTTTTGCCTATTCAACAACATCGCGATTGCGGCACGCTATCTTCAGCGTGAACATGGGGTCGGGAAAGTCGCAATTGTTGATTGGGATGTTCATCACGGCAACGGCACACAAGACATTTTTTATGAAGATGAGACGGTCTTCTTTTTCTCTATCCACCAATCGCCGCTCTACCCCGGGACGGGTTCAAGTCGCGAGCGCGGGAGCGAAAA comes from Candidatus Poribacteria bacterium and encodes:
- a CDS encoding LamG domain-containing protein, producing MKLLSIGVALLLCFCTGSWALEEDDPAIVGVWLFEGDVKDASGNGNDGKIIGNFKFENGKFGKAVVAGGGGSIDVQDSKSIQSVSDEVTVAAWFRVDADSDTGVRKNGAYLLEDQSAGEPIPDGFSFRVWTDAGITPGFYGKTELEQGKWHHVAGTYDGKNVEMYVDGEPESKKGALSDAKADWKPEWNGKVAAGQTLQLKFGPESFTGGIDEIVILSRALEADEIAQLLNGWDEAFAVESEGKLATTWARVKASR
- a CDS encoding SAM-dependent DNA methyltransferase, whose product is MDKSTGIGEVFTPLKWAEWLINRWAIFEAWLDGAHICDPTAGRGSFVLALLHIARCKGIPITPERLSRLTLIEMNAAHLAWFRKNVKQEFGIDFPVSQFFCQDIIMESHAGKYDILVGNPPWANFGDLPSNYKARVKPFFLTEELMSDRQQLLLGSSRIDIAALVLKIVLGKLLKKNGVGCFYLPLSLFFGDGAHKGFRNYRANQRDFAVDTVYEFTATRVFEGVNTSYCCAKFRCDMRQTFPVSYFRESHGKWTQHNAVPLKDSADPWRVVRQLNELKTDPTLDLNLSPTQVPRQGVNTCGANSVFIFQDKPAHLPEEFLYPLATKEIWQQDAPPSPRKWILLPYHPRTGKPMSWHQIQEHTALKNYLESAQEVLQTRKGTLLRSAIDRGYWWALFGVGTYSFAPFKVIWEAYGKNQFRPIVLGCIGGQVWQGNQSMHAFIPCWSEGSAQRIKSVLEDPEIPTLLRQLNGAGKCNWAQPGKIKKILSFRESQDAQENKAYV
- a CDS encoding histone deacetylase, translating into MTQKTGFAYHPDYLNHDTGPGHPERPDRLRASLAALQESNIWNQLHPIEPTPASTDQLCYAHNPAYPEHIRQYCEQEIPLTYDTTVCHESFDIALLSTGGVLRVADAVATGTVKNAFAMVRPPGHHATQGQSMGFCLFNNIAIAARYLQREHGVGKVAIVDWDVHHGNGTQDIFYEDETVFFFSIHQSPLYPGTGSSRERGSEKAHGTTLNVPMPAGSGDSEYSAVFTDVLIPVLQDFSPEVILISAGFDAHYLDPLAGTELTANGFAALTDLILEFAEETASGRVVSALEGGYSLEGVSESVVAHVECLGK